The following are encoded in a window of Castanea sativa cultivar Marrone di Chiusa Pesio chromosome 5, ASM4071231v1 genomic DNA:
- the LOC142635517 gene encoding uncharacterized protein LOC142635517 — protein sequence MNAEDVLLAQEDKPRKREGQEDAQPDKGRKMARTRERREDRRPKPPTGRFTNFTPLNAPIDQVLMQIKDEETLAFLGKLKGDPNRRPRGKYCRFHQDHGHDTVDCYDLKQQIEALIRRGRLQRFVNKERADPPQNQAPQRDNDRPRQPIGDIRMIVGGTMTVGSSKKARKTYLRTVQNVQMTSSAPQRSRIDNPPIEFSEGDARCLHHPHDDALVVTIQPGDYNIYRVLVDNGSSADILYYPAFQQMGIGRERLVPTNAPLVGFGGARVLPLGIITLAVTVGDYPQRITRNVTFLVVDCSSAYNAIIGCPTLNS from the coding sequence atgaacgcagaggatgTCTTGCTAGCACAAGAGGACAAGCCTAGAAAGAGGGAAGGACAGGAAGATGCGCAACCGGACAAAGGGcgaaaaatggcaagaaccagAGAACGACGAGAAGATCGACGACCCAAACCGCCTACgggaagattcacgaacttcactcCCTTAAACGCTCCTATCGACCAGGTACtaatgcagattaaagatgaagAAACTTTGGCCTTTCTTGGTAAattgaagggagaccccaacaggAGACCAAGGGGCAAATACTGCCGGTTTCATCAAGATCATGGCCACGACACCGTTGATTGCTACGATTTGaaacagcaaatagaagctcttattAGACGAGGAAGGCTGCAGAGGTTCGTCAACAAGGAGAGGGCGGACCCACCACAAAATCAGGCCCCTCAACGAGACAATGATCGCCCCAGGCAACCTATAGGAgatataaggatgattgtagggggcaccaTGACTGTCGGGTCatccaagaaagcccgaaagacatacCTCAGAACGGTTCAGAACGTCCAGATGACAAGTTCCGCACCCCAAAGATCACGGATTGACAATCCCCCCATTGAATTTTCAGAAGGAGACGCCCGGTGCCTTCATCatccccatgacgatgctctggTCGTCACTATACAGCCAGGAGACTATAACATATACCGAGTCCTTGTAGACAACGGtagttcagcagacatcctCTACTATCCTGCTTTCCAACAAATGGGAATTGGAAGGGAACGATTAGTTCCGACTAACGCCCCActcgttggctttggaggaGCGAGGGTACTTCCACTTGGCATTATCACTTTGGCAGTAaccgttggagactacccacagcgGATCACCCGGAATGTAACATTCCTGGTAGTTGATTGCTCGTCggcctacaatgccatcataggatgtccaaccctcaactcatgA
- the LOC142635518 gene encoding uncharacterized protein LOC142635518, which translates to MGMTPPKNMKEVQSLNGRVAALSRFVSKVAERCLPFFRTLKKSFEWTAECQQAFEDLKVYLSSPSLLSPSQPGEELFLYLAVSPAAVSAALVREDNKVQRPVYYASKALHGAEERYPPMEKLAFTLVMAARKLKPYFQAHTIVILTDKPLRRAMGSPAAAGRMALWSIELSEFDIQYRLRIAIKGQAVADFIAEFTSVEGEEAKNPQWSIFTDGSSNKKAGGVGVVLKSPIGDEIECMVRLDFPTTNNEAEYEALIAGLDLAQVVEVANVVVHCDSQVVTSQVNGEYECKGEKMKKYWEQAKKRIDRLQAKIVQIPRSEKEQADHLSKAASAESMIIVDKVLSFTQPSPLIDVVNIQEIGSENNWTTPLISYLKDGTLLEGKEAARKLKVQSARFVLIKDVLYKRGFSRPYLRCVGPEEADYVMREVHEGICGNHSGSRSLVHKLIRAGYY; encoded by the coding sequence ATGGGGATGACACCCCCTAAAAATatgaaggaagtacaaagcctcaatggcAGGGTCGCCGCGCTTAGTAGATTTGTATCGAAGGTAGCAGAAAGATGTCTACCTTTTTTTCGcacattgaaaaaatcctttgaatggacgGCCGAAtgtcaacaagcgttcgaagaTTTGAAGGTCTATCTCTCTTCGCCGTCATTACTAAGTCCCTCGCAACCAGGAGAAGAACTGTTCCTTTATCTGGCCGTTTCCCCGGCCGCTGTCAGTGCGGCCTTAGTTAGAGAAGACAACAAGGTTCAACGGCCTGTGTACTACGCAAGCAAGGCATTGCATGGTgcagaagagagatatcccccTATGGAAAAACTTGCCTTCACTCTGGTCATGGCGGCCCGTaaactcaagccatacttccaaGCCCATACGATAGTCATCCTAACTGACAAACCTTTACGGCGAGCAATGGGCAGCCCTGCAGCCGCCGGACGAATGGCGTTATGGTCAATAGAATTGAGCgaatttgatatacaatatcgCCTTCGCAtcgccatcaagggacaagcggtTGCCGActtcattgcagagttcaccAGCGTGGAAGGCGAAGAGGCAAAAAATCCCCAATGGAGCATTTTTACAGACGGGTCgtccaacaagaaggctggaGGAGTAGGGGTCGTACTTAAATCTCCGATAGGTGACGAGATCGAATGTATGGTTCGTCTCGATTTTCCTACAactaataatgaagctgagtacgaAGCCCTGATAGCAGGTTTAGATCTTGCCCAAGTTGTAGAGGTCGCAAACGTAGTTGTTCACTGCGACTCCCAGGTCGTTACAAGCCAAGTAAACGGcgagtacgagtgcaagggcgaaaaaatgaagaagtactGGGAGCAGGCAAAGAAGAGGATAGATAGGCTGCAAGCTAagatagtccaaattccaagaaGTGAAAAAGAACAAGCCGACCATCTTTCCAAAGCCGCATCTGCAGAGTCTATGATCATCGTtgacaaggtactttcttttacCCAGCCCTCACCATTAATAGACGTTGTCaacatacaggaaattggttccgaaaacaattggaccacccCCCTGATCTCCTACTTAAAAGATGGCACGCTGCTTGAAGGGAAGGAGGCTGCAAGGAAGCTGAAGGTCCAGTCAGCACGGTTcgtcttgataaaggacgtccTCTACAAGAGGGGCTTCTCTCGACCGTACTTAAGATGTGTAGGCCCCGAAGAGGCAGACTAtgttatgagagaagtacacgaggggatatgcggcaaccacTCTGGATCACGGTCATTGGTACATAAGTTGATTCGGGCCGGATACTACTAg
- the LOC142635519 gene encoding uncharacterized protein LOC142635519, whose product MAARQLKFLVVGIDYFTKWVEAEALATITEKNVRNFVWKNIVCRTTVRTPTGETPFQLTYGSEAVIPVEIGLTSYRVDNHDEGRNDQELRLQLDLVDEVRAMAEQRLARYQDLMAKHYNSRVKRRDFKFGDLVLRKVMGTARDPAQGKLGPNWEGPYKITSGLRKGTYHLETLD is encoded by the exons ATGGCAGCAAGGCAACTGAAGTTTCTCgtcgtcggcatcgattacttcaccaaatgggtcgaagctgaaGCCTTAGCCACGATCACTGAAAAGAATGTACGGAATTTCgtatggaaaaacattgtttgcag aacgACAGTAAGGACTCCTACGGGGGAAACTCCGTTCCAGCTAACATACGGGAGTGAAGCGGTCATCCCGGTCGAGATAGGACTCACAAGTTACAGGGTGGACAATCATGACGAAGGAAGAAATGACCAAGAGCTACGTTTACAGCTGGATCTAGTTGACGAGGTAAGGGCGATGGCTGAGCAGAGACTTGCACGATAccaggacctcatggccaagcattacaactcccgagtcaagcgCCGAGACTTCAAATTCGGAGACCTcgttttaaggaaagtaatgggcaCTGCCAGAGATCCTGCACAAGGAAAGCTTggcccaaactgggaaggaccttacaagATTACATCAGGGCTAAGAAAGGGCACTTACCACTTAGAAACGCTCGACTGA